The proteins below are encoded in one region of Pelagibacterium flavum:
- a CDS encoding DUF1013 domain-containing protein, which yields MATQLLMPKATAVWLVENTGLTFKQIADFCTLHPLEVQGIADGDVAGGIRGVNPIQNGQITRDEIAKGEADENYRLRVSEPKVKVAAPKRRGPRYTPTSRRHERPNAIKWLVRNHPELKDAQIMRLVGTTKSTIESVRENTHWNAANLTAMDPVTLGLCSQMELDMEVRKAARTAGIAEDAPEGTRLMTAEEALNRAQYEPQEGEEPAHTPAQDNYDAEREAESVFAKLKSLKGADADADDRD from the coding sequence ATGGCCACACAATTGCTCATGCCCAAGGCGACCGCCGTCTGGCTGGTCGAAAACACCGGGCTGACCTTCAAGCAGATCGCCGATTTCTGCACCCTTCATCCGCTCGAGGTCCAGGGCATCGCCGATGGCGACGTAGCCGGCGGCATCCGCGGGGTGAATCCGATCCAGAACGGGCAGATAACACGCGACGAGATCGCCAAGGGCGAAGCCGACGAAAATTACAGGCTTCGGGTTTCCGAGCCCAAGGTCAAGGTCGCTGCGCCCAAGCGCCGCGGCCCGCGCTATACACCGACCTCGCGCCGCCACGAGCGCCCCAACGCCATCAAATGGCTGGTCCGCAACCATCCCGAACTCAAGGACGCCCAGATCATGCGCCTTGTGGGCACCACCAAGTCGACAATCGAATCGGTGCGTGAAAATACCCATTGGAACGCCGCCAATCTGACCGCCATGGACCCGGTAACGCTCGGGCTCTGCTCGCAGATGGAGCTGGACATGGAAGTGCGCAAGGCGGCTCGCACCGCCGGCATCGCAGAAGATGCACCCGAAGGCACACGTCTGATGACCGCCGAGGAAGCGCTCAACCGCGCCCAGTACGAGCCCCAGGAAGGCGAAGAGCCAGCACACACGCCCGCTCAGGACAATTACGACGCCGAGCGCGAGGCCGAATCGGTCTTTGCCAAGCTCAAATCGCTCAAGGGCGCCGACGCCGACGCGGACGATCGCGACTAG